GTGTTTTGTCTCCCTCTCACGAAGCCGAAACACCATGTACACACTCCTGAAATACGCGCCGTTATTACTCGCTTTGCCCTCCACCCTGTTTGCAGCCGGCATGGTGCCGGAAACCACGCTCCTGATGATTGACGAAGCCAACCACGGCGGCGTGATGAACGTCAAAAACACCGACAAAATCCCTACCCTGCTCTACACCTCAATTCGGGACATTGGAGGCAATGACGGGGTGAAGCTTAACGTCACCCAGCCCGTTGTCCGCCTTGAACCCGGCCAGGAACAGCAGGTGCGTTTTATTCTCGAATCGGATAAACCGCTTACCGTCGAACACTACAAACGCGTGGTATTTGAAGGTATTCCGCCGAAAAGCAGCGACAAGAACATCACCGTCGGGATCAACCTGCGCCAGGATCTGCCGGTCTTGATCCACCCTAAAAATCTCCCGGTTGTCACCGACGCCTGGAAGCTGCTGACCTGGTCCGTTAAGTCGAACGTGCTTCAGGTGCAGAACAGCTCGC
This region of Enterobacter cancerogenus genomic DNA includes:
- a CDS encoding fimbria/pilus chaperone family protein, giving the protein MYTLLKYAPLLLALPSTLFAAGMVPETTLLMIDEANHGGVMNVKNTDKIPTLLYTSIRDIGGNDGVKLNVTQPVVRLEPGQEQQVRFILESDKPLTVEHYKRVVFEGIPPKSSDKNITVGINLRQDLPVLIHPKNLPVVTDAWKLLTWSVKSNVLQVQNSSPYVVRFSTAVTLLPSNTACTLNKTFILPGETMKVETNAPLNGSDNAVQIEPASRYGIEVESYTAPVTR